From one Thermomicrobiales bacterium genomic stretch:
- a CDS encoding FtsX-like permease family protein produces the protein MRSLLVKIRRDLRRRPLRNSLTVLGVVFGVAGVVAISVATHAMVDAQRLTYAGSQQADLATFTSDISPTTRHLIERQPNVAAADTRAVTFTRFDAGSGWVNVRLVGIDSFEAMQLNVVTLVRGRWPERGEIAFDESARDLSALAIGDVVAIRDAPNEPIIYLTVVGFTRSPAQLGAGLLNRATAYTQATTVREMTGRTGDNFLLVRVVDQQRASQTAEDLSRLLSKRGAQAFGFNVRDPNDFVGSRELGTLLLLLRVFSWLGAALSAVLVANTIAAVMGEERNQIGILKSLGARRNQIIITYLAYATGIGFAGTLVGWVAGSIIGRWITTYLTNLTGLQQPPFRVSGREIMLALLVGTLVTVSATLVPALLYSRTRPASLLRSVGVRSEAGHPLVVRLTAPVARASTSVAIGVRNALRRPGRAGATIGVVAVAVAAFIGTQALSRSVSATVDDLYSLYGADGWISFQHPVNLSYARDLEQDPWILHAEAWTSATGAFGAVRTDIWGMPAGHPLYAYRLVSGAWIRPANPTAVVVSSNLANEIDARVGDVRELDIGKRRETVQIVGIVDDASTYLGSTTTGKVFMQTADLNRLIGLGNRADMFAFTLTTKEPAEIDQALSAIEERAREYGPVTYAAYSDQRSSSQAIGILTLMLNAMVIVVAIVGMAGIANALLISIAERRREFGILRAVGAGTRQVVTVLVSEGIMLATFGLVLGILAGYPLALVLVALTSRELFALSFHLSFQTIGLTFVVALLAVAAISTAPGIIASRIRPIQVLRYE, from the coding sequence GTGCGGTCGCTACTGGTCAAGATCCGGCGCGACCTGCGCCGTCGCCCATTACGAAACTCGCTGACTGTACTGGGTGTCGTGTTTGGCGTCGCAGGAGTCGTCGCGATCTCGGTCGCAACTCACGCAATGGTCGACGCGCAGCGGCTGACCTACGCGGGCAGCCAGCAGGCCGATCTGGCCACGTTTACCTCCGACATCAGCCCGACGACTCGACACTTGATCGAGCGTCAGCCGAATGTCGCGGCCGCCGACACCAGGGCCGTGACGTTCACACGTTTCGACGCCGGATCGGGTTGGGTCAACGTCCGATTGGTTGGCATCGACTCATTCGAGGCAATGCAGCTAAACGTCGTGACGCTCGTCCGCGGGAGATGGCCTGAGAGAGGCGAGATCGCATTTGACGAGAGTGCCCGCGATCTTTCGGCGCTCGCCATCGGCGATGTCGTCGCCATCCGCGACGCCCCGAACGAGCCGATCATCTATCTGACTGTTGTTGGCTTCACTCGCTCCCCGGCGCAACTTGGAGCGGGGCTGCTGAATCGTGCGACAGCGTACACCCAGGCAACGACAGTCCGCGAGATGACCGGCCGGACGGGCGACAACTTCCTGCTCGTCCGCGTCGTCGACCAACAGCGGGCGTCACAAACAGCGGAAGATCTGTCGCGGCTGCTGTCCAAACGCGGAGCGCAGGCATTCGGATTCAACGTCCGCGACCCGAACGATTTTGTCGGCTCGCGTGAGCTCGGGACACTGCTGCTGCTGCTCCGTGTCTTCTCGTGGCTCGGCGCGGCTCTATCTGCCGTGCTCGTCGCGAACACGATCGCAGCGGTCATGGGCGAAGAACGAAATCAGATCGGTATCCTCAAGAGCCTCGGAGCGCGACGCAACCAGATCATCATCACCTATCTCGCGTACGCAACTGGCATCGGTTTCGCAGGCACTCTCGTTGGCTGGGTAGCTGGATCGATCATTGGCCGGTGGATTACCACCTACCTGACCAATTTGACCGGCCTCCAGCAGCCGCCGTTTCGTGTCTCCGGTCGGGAGATCATGCTTGCGTTACTGGTCGGGACACTGGTGACGGTTAGCGCGACGCTTGTTCCCGCGTTGCTATACAGCAGGACTCGCCCAGCGTCACTGCTTCGTAGCGTCGGCGTCCGAAGTGAGGCCGGCCATCCGCTCGTTGTCCGCCTCACCGCGCCGGTCGCGCGCGCCAGCACGAGCGTCGCGATCGGCGTGAGAAACGCGCTTCGGCGGCCGGGTCGCGCTGGCGCGACGATTGGTGTCGTCGCCGTCGCGGTCGCCGCGTTCATCGGCACTCAGGCGCTGAGTCGCTCGGTCTCGGCGACGGTAGACGATCTGTATTCGCTGTATGGCGCCGACGGATGGATCAGCTTCCAGCATCCTGTCAATCTGAGTTACGCTCGCGACCTGGAGCAGGATCCGTGGATTCTTCATGCCGAGGCATGGACGAGTGCAACAGGCGCGTTCGGCGCTGTCCGGACGGATATCTGGGGGATGCCGGCCGGGCATCCTCTGTATGCGTACCGGCTGGTTTCGGGCGCATGGATCCGCCCGGCCAACCCGACGGCAGTCGTCGTGTCGAGTAATCTGGCGAACGAAATCGATGCTCGTGTCGGCGATGTGCGAGAGCTCGACATTGGAAAGCGCCGAGAGACCGTTCAGATCGTCGGGATCGTCGACGACGCCAGCACATATCTTGGAAGCACTACGACCGGAAAGGTCTTCATGCAGACTGCCGATCTGAACCGTCTAATCGGGCTGGGCAACCGAGCCGACATGTTCGCGTTCACGCTAACCACGAAGGAGCCAGCCGAGATCGACCAGGCATTGTCCGCGATCGAAGAGCGCGCCAGGGAGTACGGCCCGGTAACCTATGCCGCCTATTCCGACCAGCGCAGCTCAAGTCAGGCGATCGGCATCCTGACACTGATGCTGAATGCGATGGTCATCGTCGTCGCCATCGTTGGTATGGCAGGCATTGCTAACGCATTGTTGATCAGCATCGCCGAGCGGCGGCGAGAGTTCGGGATCCTCCGCGCCGTTGGCGCCGGGACTCGCCAGGTGGTGACAGTGCTGGTCAGCGAAGGAATCATGCTTGCCACGTTCGGCCTGGTGCTCGGCATTCTGGCGGGGTATCCGCTTGCGCTGGTCCTTGTCGCGCTCACAAGCCGCGAGCTCTTCGCTCTCTCCTTTCACTTGTCATTCCAGACGATCGGGCTGACGTTCGTGGTGGCGCTGCTGGCCGTCGCCGCAATCTCGACGGCGCCAGGCATCATCGCGTCGCGCATTCGTCCGATCCAGGTGCTGCGCTATGAGTAA
- a CDS encoding ABC transporter ATP-binding protein, with protein sequence MHHATAHNLQIDAPVARLDGVTKRYFSGRREFLALDNVSIEIASGDWVAIVGPSGSGKSTLLNIIAGIDSADAGDVWVAGRLLNGLSENQLASWRGREVGIVFQFFQLMPTLNVVENVMLPMDLAGLGRGRRDRAMALLEQVGISQLALNLPSELSGGEQQRAAIARALANEPSLLLADEPTGNLDSTTGARIVDLLEDVWQSGTTIVMVTHDSAVADRATRTITMRDGRATQFGTPRMASSPAGQAG encoded by the coding sequence ATGCATCACGCGACAGCGCACAACCTCCAAATTGACGCGCCAGTCGCACGGCTGGACGGGGTCACCAAACGATACTTCTCCGGTCGACGCGAGTTCCTCGCGCTGGACAACGTCTCTATCGAGATCGCCTCCGGCGACTGGGTCGCCATCGTCGGTCCGTCTGGCTCCGGAAAGTCGACGCTGCTCAATATCATCGCGGGAATTGACAGTGCCGACGCTGGTGACGTCTGGGTGGCAGGGCGGTTGCTAAACGGGTTAAGTGAAAATCAGCTCGCATCCTGGCGGGGCCGAGAGGTCGGCATCGTTTTTCAGTTCTTTCAGCTCATGCCAACACTCAATGTCGTCGAAAACGTCATGTTGCCAATGGATCTCGCTGGATTGGGGCGAGGGCGTCGCGATCGCGCGATGGCTCTGCTCGAGCAAGTGGGTATCTCACAACTGGCGCTGAATCTACCCTCCGAACTATCCGGAGGCGAACAGCAACGCGCAGCTATTGCGAGGGCGCTCGCGAACGAACCGAGCCTGCTCCTCGCCGATGAGCCGACCGGCAACCTCGATTCAACGACCGGAGCGCGAATTGTCGATCTGCTGGAGGATGTCTGGCAATCCGGAACGACAATTGTGATGGTCACGCACGACTCAGCCGTCGCCGATCGCGCTACTCGAACGATCACCATGCGTGACGGGCGGGCTACGCAATTCGGCACGCCGCGCATGGCCTCGTCGCCCGCCGGACAGGCTGGCTAG
- a CDS encoding dihydrodipicolinate synthase family protein, with protein MFRGIYPPTVTFFKDDGSLDSGTNRTHIDFLIDSGVHGLYVLGTTGEFMHMTLKEREQHAVEVVQHVRGRVPVILGTGTPSTRETVRLSRHAQGIGADAIAIITPYFWTLSEREVIAHLSSVANAVDIPVIVYNFPAYSNYNIASETLAELVKEHGNIAGVKDSLDSLEHLRRRIDVVKAINPEFSVLTGSDGYLLALLEMGGDGSVPATANFSPDRHVRVFEAFKAGDYKAALDQLPALLGLLDVYQVNGSFHTVIKDAMAMAGVAPISSARQPALPLTAESRARLREILATLNLLPTPTQR; from the coding sequence ATGTTTCGAGGCATCTATCCGCCGACGGTCACTTTTTTCAAGGACGACGGGTCTCTCGATTCCGGGACGAACCGAACGCACATCGACTTTCTTATCGATTCTGGCGTCCATGGCCTGTATGTGCTCGGGACCACCGGCGAGTTCATGCACATGACCCTCAAGGAGCGCGAGCAGCATGCCGTCGAGGTCGTGCAACACGTTCGCGGTCGCGTGCCGGTCATCCTCGGAACTGGCACACCCTCCACGCGCGAGACTGTCCGGCTCAGCCGCCACGCACAGGGAATTGGCGCGGATGCAATCGCGATCATCACGCCCTATTTCTGGACGCTCTCGGAACGTGAGGTCATTGCCCACCTGTCGTCGGTAGCCAACGCAGTGGATATTCCGGTCATCGTCTACAACTTCCCCGCCTACAGCAACTACAACATCGCCAGTGAGACGCTCGCCGAGTTGGTGAAAGAACACGGCAACATCGCTGGGGTCAAGGATTCGCTCGATAGCCTGGAACACCTTCGTCGACGAATCGACGTCGTCAAGGCGATCAATCCTGAGTTCTCTGTCCTGACCGGCAGCGACGGATACCTGCTCGCGCTCCTGGAGATGGGCGGGGATGGCTCGGTTCCGGCAACCGCGAATTTCAGTCCCGATCGGCACGTCCGCGTCTTCGAGGCGTTTAAGGCCGGCGACTACAAGGCCGCGTTGGATCAACTCCCGGCGCTACTCGGCCTTCTCGACGTCTATCAAGTCAACGGCTCGTTTCACACCGTCATCAAGGATGCAATGGCAATGGCCGGCGTAGCCCCAATCTCGAGCGCCCGTCAGCCAGCCCTGCCATTGACGGCAGAGAGTCGAGCCCGACTTCGGGAGATCCTCGCGACGCTGAACCTCCTGCCGACGCCAACACAGCGCTGA
- the trmD gene encoding tRNA (guanosine(37)-N1)-methyltransferase TrmD produces MRFDVFTIFTGMFRGPLDESIVHRAIDRGLLDIALHDIREHGVGRHRSVDDTPYGGGAGMVMAAPPLFDAIETALGPALSTTPIILMSPSGEQFSQSIARELAQLPRVALICGRYEGVDQRVRDHLVTRELSIGDYVLTGGELAAAVIIDVVARLIPGVIDAASLEEESFSAGLLEYPQYTRPATFRGWEVPDVLLSGHHAEIAAWRHRQSVEITRKRRPDLLTHYGDGEPPIRS; encoded by the coding sequence ATGAGATTCGACGTTTTCACCATCTTCACCGGGATGTTTCGTGGGCCGTTGGATGAGTCGATCGTTCATCGAGCGATCGATCGTGGGCTGCTCGATATCGCCCTGCACGACATTCGCGAGCATGGTGTCGGCCGGCACCGCTCCGTTGACGACACGCCGTACGGCGGCGGCGCAGGGATGGTCATGGCCGCGCCCCCGCTGTTCGACGCGATCGAGACCGCGCTCGGGCCGGCGCTGTCGACAACGCCGATCATCCTGATGTCCCCGTCCGGAGAACAGTTCAGCCAGTCGATTGCTCGCGAACTGGCGCAATTGCCCCGGGTCGCGCTCATCTGTGGCCGATACGAGGGGGTCGACCAGCGAGTCCGGGATCATCTTGTCACCCGCGAACTATCAATCGGAGACTACGTTCTTACTGGTGGCGAACTGGCAGCGGCGGTCATCATCGATGTCGTCGCCCGACTGATCCCCGGCGTCATCGACGCGGCGTCTCTCGAAGAGGAATCATTCTCGGCCGGCCTCCTGGAATACCCGCAGTACACTCGCCCCGCCACATTCCGTGGCTGGGAAGTGCCAGACGTGCTACTGAGCGGGCATCATGCCGAGATCGCAGCCTGGCGCCACCGGCAGTCGGTCGAGATCACCCGGAAACGCCGGCCCGACCTGCTTACCCACTATGGTGATGGTGAGCCGCCGATACGATCCTGA
- a CDS encoding HAD family hydrolase — protein sequence MTIDTVTFDFHNTLAWCDDWFQLEIRRLVPALLRWHGNIDDPTIEAKAIERYRALRLEIIHHGNEQDAVTCAMQVLQELEISIDRPTVERGIAEVMRSALVTSEPVTGAIETVHRLADQGLRLGVISSAVYHPFLVWSLEKFGLADAFQVIVTSASAGYYKTRPELYYYTLAQLGSKPDRSVHVGDSYRFDVLGARAAGMHTVWFDTGHHEGRGDEADLCVTTIEGLAPVLLERFDSGDR from the coding sequence TTGACGATCGATACCGTAACATTCGATTTTCACAACACCCTCGCCTGGTGCGACGACTGGTTTCAGCTTGAGATCCGCCGTCTCGTGCCGGCGCTCCTGCGCTGGCATGGCAACATCGACGATCCCACAATCGAAGCGAAAGCGATCGAACGTTATCGCGCCCTTCGACTTGAGATTATTCACCATGGTAACGAACAGGATGCCGTCACCTGCGCGATGCAGGTGCTTCAAGAGCTTGAGATCAGTATCGACCGACCAACGGTTGAGCGTGGCATTGCGGAGGTGATGCGCAGCGCACTGGTCACATCTGAGCCAGTCACTGGCGCGATCGAGACCGTTCATCGGTTGGCGGACCAGGGGCTGCGGCTCGGGGTCATTTCCAGCGCGGTCTATCATCCGTTCCTGGTCTGGTCGTTGGAGAAGTTCGGGCTGGCAGACGCATTCCAGGTCATTGTCACCTCGGCCAGCGCCGGATACTACAAGACACGCCCGGAACTCTACTACTACACGCTCGCGCAGCTCGGCAGCAAGCCAGACCGAAGCGTCCACGTCGGCGACTCATACCGCTTCGACGTCCTCGGGGCCCGGGCCGCAGGAATGCACACCGTCTGGTTTGACACTGGTCACCACGAGGGTCGCGGCGACGAAGCGGACCTCTGCGTCACAACGATCGAGGGCCTCGCTCCCGTGCTCCTCGAACGATTTGACAGCGGCGATCGATGA
- the rfbB gene encoding dTDP-glucose 4,6-dehydratase has protein sequence MNHGTVRSVVVTGGAGFIGSTFARLLLTLGYERVRVFDKLTYAGNLANVADLVSAPGFSFVEGDICNPEDVDKAIAGFEAIVNFAAETHVDRSLLDPGGFIRTDVHGVWVLLEGVRRHGLTRMVHVSTDEVYGVRDSGSFCEDDPLNPRNPYSASKAGGEMMVKAYAATYGVPAVISRGSNTYGPYQYPEKFISLATTNVLLGEPIPVYGDGRQVRDWIHAQDHAAGIEVLLRHGQPGEAYNLGGGNERENIRIAEIILDELDAPSELLHFVTDRQGHDRRYSLDSSKARSLGWQPEVDFESGLRETIRWYRDNRAWWEQLRSDEFDEYYQANYAARQRLG, from the coding sequence ATGAATCACGGGACTGTTCGGAGTGTCGTTGTTACCGGCGGCGCGGGCTTCATTGGGAGCACATTCGCGCGGCTATTGCTCACCCTTGGTTATGAGCGAGTGCGCGTCTTCGACAAGCTCACCTATGCCGGGAACCTGGCCAATGTCGCTGACCTCGTCAGCGCGCCGGGATTCTCGTTCGTCGAAGGGGACATCTGCAACCCCGAAGACGTCGATAAAGCCATAGCGGGCTTCGAGGCCATCGTCAATTTCGCGGCAGAGACACACGTCGATCGATCACTCCTCGATCCCGGTGGGTTCATCCGGACGGACGTGCACGGAGTCTGGGTCCTGCTGGAGGGAGTCCGCCGGCATGGGCTGACGCGCATGGTTCACGTGAGCACAGACGAGGTCTACGGTGTGAGGGACAGTGGATCGTTCTGCGAAGACGACCCACTCAACCCGCGCAACCCATACTCCGCGAGCAAAGCTGGCGGCGAGATGATGGTGAAGGCATACGCTGCCACCTACGGTGTCCCGGCTGTCATTTCGCGAGGCTCCAACACGTATGGCCCGTATCAGTATCCCGAGAAGTTCATCTCACTGGCGACGACAAATGTCTTGCTTGGCGAGCCGATCCCCGTCTATGGCGATGGCCGGCAGGTGCGCGACTGGATCCATGCCCAGGATCACGCAGCCGGGATCGAGGTACTGCTTCGCCACGGCCAACCGGGCGAGGCATACAATCTGGGCGGAGGCAACGAGCGCGAGAATATACGGATCGCGGAGATCATCCTCGATGAGCTCGATGCCCCGAGCGAGCTGCTCCACTTCGTCACCGACCGGCAGGGCCACGATCGGCGATATTCGCTGGACTCCTCGAAGGCCCGTTCGCTCGGATGGCAACCGGAGGTCGACTTCGAATCCGGATTGCGGGAGACAATTCGCTGGTACCGTGACAACCGGGCGTGGTGGGAGCAGCTTCGCTCGGATGAGTTCGACGAGTACTATCAGGCAAATTACGCTGCGCGACAGAGGCTGGGGTAG
- a CDS encoding PP2C family protein-serine/threonine phosphatase translates to MLTVDVGIAKTHKYASRDSGDTVETVERPTGGLSVVIADGQGSGFAAKTLSMMVSSKAVALLKDGIRDGAVARGVHDSLLAYRHGKVSATLDLLSVDLASRTVLLTRNSHVPYIVVDSDGAVLRQSETTPIGVYRHTRPTVHQHPISAGLYVVVFTDGVSNAGRRAGCPLEPLEALTMGGSASDIAEGLLAAAIDADQGRPGDDMAVVALAINAAEDVQPIRTMRVTWPIPE, encoded by the coding sequence GTGCTCACTGTCGATGTCGGTATTGCAAAGACGCACAAGTACGCCTCGCGTGATAGCGGGGATACGGTGGAGACGGTCGAGCGGCCCACTGGGGGTCTGTCGGTCGTCATCGCCGACGGTCAGGGTTCCGGGTTCGCCGCGAAGACGCTGAGCATGATGGTGTCGAGCAAAGCCGTCGCGTTGCTGAAGGACGGCATCCGAGATGGCGCCGTCGCGCGGGGAGTACATGATTCCTTGCTCGCCTATCGGCACGGAAAGGTGTCGGCGACACTCGACCTCCTGTCGGTGGATCTGGCGTCACGGACTGTGTTGCTGACGCGCAACAGTCACGTGCCGTACATCGTCGTTGATAGCGACGGGGCAGTTCTTCGGCAGAGTGAGACGACTCCGATTGGCGTCTATCGCCACACCCGGCCGACCGTCCATCAGCATCCGATTAGCGCGGGGCTTTACGTGGTCGTGTTCACCGATGGTGTTTCCAATGCTGGCCGGCGAGCTGGTTGCCCGTTGGAGCCGCTCGAGGCGCTAACCATGGGCGGATCGGCAAGCGACATCGCCGAGGGTTTGCTGGCGGCCGCGATCGACGCAGATCAGGGCCGGCCCGGCGATGACATGGCCGTCGTTGCGCTCGCCATCAACGCTGCCGAAGATGTCCAGCCGATTCGGACGATGCGTGTCACCTGGCCGATTCCGGAGTGA
- a CDS encoding peptide ABC transporter substrate-binding protein — translation MRHHIRLVLLAAMILLVAGCGASADLAAPAPTASGANEQSALTQSLTIVGGGAFPITLDPAILRDAESSFLSRQIFRGLMRLDNDLIVAPGIAAAVEARPDGLLYTFTLREDATFHDGSAIDANSIKRSFERAADPALAGGDDSALPARIYFSDIAGIDDYFAGRSNSISGIRVVDPRTVEFTLSRPAANFLYKLTGSPAAIIDVDHAVGSDWWKTANGSGPFRISEVSAQRIVLTGFDGFYAGAPQLRRITVLFGSAAAQPLNLYEAGEIDMTDVPLGALDRVLSPADPLYPELQSEPQLSTSFIVLNPAVEPFDDPMLRKAVAQAFDRTKVTRVMLEDRVRVADGLVPPGILDRQWPATPVPYDLAAAHVDLESASPHEIRPAFYGSGVSVALAEVLGRDLSLESEAIALEWSDFSNALIGRRLPAFSLSWIADYPDPANFLEALFHSRSPDNYSGYSNPEVDSLLDKAAVEQDPDRRAQLYLQAQQQIIDDGVLIPLFHDIAYTLVKPYVHGLTLTPLGIISLESVWIGEH, via the coding sequence ATGCGACACCACATCAGACTGGTCTTGCTCGCGGCCATGATCCTGCTGGTCGCCGGCTGTGGCGCGTCCGCTGATCTGGCAGCTCCCGCGCCGACAGCATCTGGCGCGAACGAGCAATCAGCCCTGACCCAGTCGCTGACGATCGTCGGTGGGGGGGCGTTTCCGATCACGCTCGATCCGGCGATCCTGCGCGATGCCGAATCATCATTCCTGTCGCGACAGATCTTTCGTGGCCTGATGCGGCTCGACAATGACCTGATTGTGGCGCCGGGCATCGCGGCGGCAGTCGAGGCGCGACCGGACGGTTTGCTCTACACGTTCACGCTGCGCGAAGACGCCACGTTCCATGACGGCTCGGCGATCGACGCGAACTCCATCAAGCGGTCATTCGAGCGTGCTGCCGACCCGGCACTGGCCGGCGGGGACGATAGCGCGCTTCCGGCGAGGATCTACTTCAGCGATATAGCGGGCATTGACGACTATTTTGCTGGCCGGTCCAATTCGATTTCCGGTATCCGCGTCGTCGATCCCCGGACGGTTGAGTTCACGCTTTCACGACCGGCCGCGAACTTCCTCTACAAGCTCACCGGTAGCCCCGCCGCGATCATCGACGTGGACCACGCCGTTGGATCGGACTGGTGGAAGACGGCGAACGGAAGCGGACCGTTCAGAATCTCCGAGGTCTCGGCACAGCGGATCGTGCTGACTGGATTCGACGGATTCTATGCCGGCGCGCCCCAGTTGAGACGCATCACCGTTCTCTTCGGAAGCGCCGCTGCCCAGCCCCTCAACCTCTACGAAGCTGGCGAGATTGATATGACGGATGTGCCATTGGGCGCACTGGACCGTGTACTGTCACCGGCAGATCCGCTCTACCCGGAGCTGCAGTCGGAACCGCAATTGTCCACGTCGTTCATTGTGCTGAACCCGGCAGTTGAGCCGTTCGACGACCCGATGCTCCGAAAGGCCGTTGCGCAAGCGTTCGACCGAACGAAGGTGACGCGCGTCATGTTGGAGGATCGTGTTCGTGTCGCGGATGGCCTCGTGCCGCCGGGCATTCTCGATCGTCAGTGGCCGGCCACACCTGTGCCATATGACCTCGCAGCTGCGCATGTTGATCTTGAGTCCGCGTCGCCCCACGAGATCCGCCCGGCGTTTTATGGGAGTGGCGTGTCTGTCGCACTCGCCGAGGTGCTTGGCCGTGACCTGAGCCTGGAGAGCGAGGCGATTGCGCTGGAATGGAGCGACTTCTCTAACGCTCTGATCGGACGGAGGCTGCCGGCGTTTTCGCTATCCTGGATCGCGGATTACCCGGATCCGGCGAATTTTCTCGAGGCGTTGTTCCACTCGCGTAGCCCCGACAACTACTCGGGTTACTCGAACCCGGAGGTCGACAGCCTGCTCGACAAGGCGGCGGTGGAGCAGGATCCCGATCGTCGCGCCCAACTCTATTTGCAGGCGCAACAACAGATCATCGACGACGGCGTCCTGATTCCGCTATTCCACGACATCGCCTACACCCTCGTGAAGCCGTATGTCCACGGACTGACGTTGACTCCGCTTGGGATCATTAGCCTGGAGAGCGTCTGGATCGGTGAGCACTGA
- a CDS encoding GNAT family N-acetyltransferase, which yields MTHHLGEPQIVLGDEIAVLTPDVVGRLRLPWDARFTLRELADIANARPSLSVWNQRTGEFLIGSQWRRRREIAGIVELYASGGAVDLIDGFCALAGRQGMTLAVASEQLERRHGGFYVQARLEPIEDIVIYELTHIRSKAQRSGGLTFMSVDMNDAARVEELIQLDHAAFPWLWWNSDEEFAEYAAAPGVRIDVALDEGGRAIAYVGITRFRSWGHLDRIAVDPSIQGQGLGRKALDYAVSSLAAAGASRVGLSTQARNTRSRSLYESYGFRRSASRDYRIYGRLLDNTHRLEELVR from the coding sequence GTGACACATCATCTCGGGGAGCCGCAGATCGTTCTGGGGGATGAGATTGCCGTATTGACCCCCGACGTTGTCGGCCGCCTGCGACTCCCGTGGGACGCGCGGTTCACGCTCCGGGAGTTGGCTGATATTGCGAACGCCCGCCCCAGCCTCTCGGTCTGGAATCAGAGGACGGGCGAGTTCCTCATTGGCAGCCAGTGGCGACGGCGTCGGGAGATTGCCGGTATCGTCGAGCTGTATGCGAGTGGTGGCGCCGTCGACCTCATCGACGGGTTCTGTGCGCTTGCCGGCCGTCAGGGAATGACGCTTGCAGTCGCTTCGGAACAGCTGGAGCGTCGGCACGGTGGCTTCTACGTACAGGCGCGACTTGAGCCGATCGAGGACATCGTTATCTACGAGCTCACGCACATCCGGTCGAAGGCGCAAAGGAGCGGTGGGCTGACATTTATGTCGGTCGACATGAACGATGCGGCGCGAGTCGAGGAGCTGATCCAACTGGACCACGCGGCGTTTCCGTGGCTCTGGTGGAACAGCGACGAGGAGTTCGCAGAGTACGCGGCCGCGCCCGGTGTTCGTATCGATGTCGCGCTTGACGAGGGTGGTCGCGCCATTGCCTATGTTGGCATCACGCGGTTTCGCAGTTGGGGCCACCTCGATCGAATCGCCGTCGACCCATCGATACAGGGGCAAGGTCTGGGACGCAAGGCGCTGGATTACGCTGTGTCGTCGCTGGCGGCGGCCGGCGCGAGCCGCGTCGGGCTGAGCACGCAGGCGCGCAACACGCGGAGCCGCTCACTCTACGAATCATACGGATTTCGCAGGAGCGCCTCGCGCGACTATCGGATCTATGGCCGGCTGCTGGACAATACGCACCGGCTCGAAGAGCTTGTGAGATAG
- the aroC gene encoding chorismate synthase: MGSRYGRVFQITTWGESHGPALGAVIDGCPAGLKITEDLIQHDLDRRRVGQSKVTSPRNERDRVQILSGVFEGRTTGAPISLITFNKDSDSTKYDIIRDRYRPGHADYTYTMKYGLRDHRGGGRSSARETWGRVASGAIARELLRLSGIDVYAHTLQIGDVVTSSFDRAQIDRNLVRAADAEAAERMVAAIDQIKLEKDSLGGIVEVRADNVPPGLGEPTAEKLDALLGQAMLGIPATKGVEIGSGFAAASMRGSQHNDAFVVDEHGRIRTRTNNHGGTLGGISSGEQIVVRVAIKPTSSISRDQDTVDLNGRPQTILVEGRHDPCVVPRAVPVVEAMMCLVLADLLLLNRMSRSSWEAS, from the coding sequence ATGGGTAGCAGATACGGGAGAGTGTTTCAGATCACGACGTGGGGTGAGTCACATGGGCCGGCGCTCGGCGCCGTGATTGATGGCTGCCCGGCTGGACTCAAGATCACCGAAGATCTGATCCAGCACGACCTCGATCGGAGGCGGGTTGGCCAGTCCAAGGTGACCTCACCGCGCAACGAGCGTGACCGGGTCCAGATTCTCTCCGGCGTCTTCGAGGGGCGGACAACCGGCGCGCCGATCTCTCTGATCACGTTTAACAAGGATTCCGATTCAACCAAGTACGACATCATTCGCGACAGATATCGACCAGGGCATGCCGACTACACATACACGATGAAATACGGGCTTCGTGACCACCGCGGCGGCGGTCGTTCGAGCGCCCGCGAGACGTGGGGCCGCGTGGCGTCTGGAGCGATCGCGCGGGAACTCCTACGGCTCTCGGGAATCGATGTCTATGCGCACACACTCCAGATTGGTGATGTTGTGACGTCATCGTTCGACCGCGCGCAGATTGACCGCAATCTCGTTCGCGCCGCGGATGCAGAGGCCGCCGAGCGCATGGTCGCCGCAATCGATCAGATCAAGCTGGAGAAGGATAGCCTCGGCGGTATCGTCGAGGTGCGAGCCGACAACGTTCCTCCGGGCCTGGGCGAACCGACGGCCGAGAAGCTCGACGCGCTACTGGGCCAGGCGATGCTCGGCATCCCAGCGACGAAAGGCGTCGAGATCGGCAGCGGGTTTGCCGCTGCCAGCATGCGCGGATCCCAGCACAACGATGCGTTCGTCGTCGACGAACATGGCCGCATTCGCACACGGACGAATAATCACGGCGGCACCCTCGGCGGTATCTCATCTGGCGAACAGATCGTGGTGCGGGTTGCGATCAAGCCCACCTCGTCGATCAGCCGGGATCAGGACACTGTCGACCTCAACGGCCGGCCGCAGACGATCCTCGTTGAAGGTCGCCACGATCCGTGCGTTGTCCCGCGTGCTGTGCCGGTGGTCGAGGCGATGATGTGCCTGGTGCTGGCTGACCTGCTGCTGCTCAACCGGATGAGCCGCTCGTCGTGGGAGGCGTCGTAG